The genomic window TCGACATCGACCTTTCCGTCGGTGGTGCGGGCATGCCCGTTGCGGCCGTCGCCGGTCGCCAATGCTTCTGCGGTGTAGACGATCTGCATGTCTATTCTCCTTCGTTCGGTGCTGTCGAGAGTGCGGTGGTGAGCCTGCGCAGGGTTTCGCGCAGTGCCAGGAATTCGTCTACCGAAAGGCCGCAGGCCGCGGCCATTTCGGCCGGGATACCGCGCGCCTCGGCGCGCAGGGCGCGCCCGCGTTCGGTGAGCTGGATTTCCACCCGACGTTCGTCGTCCGCGGCGCGTTGCCGCCGCACGAGGCCCGCCGCCTCCAGCCGCTTGAGCAGCGGTGACAGCGTGCCGGAGTCCAACGCGAGCGCGTGGCACACCTCGCCGACGCTACGCCCGTCCCGTTCCCACAGGGCGAGCATCACCAGGTACTGCGGGTAGGTCAGCCCGAGCCGTTCCAGCTTCGGCCGGTAAACCGCGGTCATCGCCCGGGACGCCGCGTACAGCGGGAAGCAGAGCTGCTCATCGAGGGTCAGATGATCGGTCATATGCAGAACTGTAGTCCGCAATTATATTGTGCACAACATACCTGTCGGTGTTGCCGGTCACAGCCCGAGCGGCACCCCGCCGGATGTACAGTGTCGGAGCCAACAGCGCTGGCGAGTAGCGATCCGTGCGTTCGGCGGAACCGTCGACTCGTGTCCTATCTGACTCTTCGGTGTTTATGTCCGAATTCACCGCCACGGGTCCCTGGGCGCTTGTACAGTCAGCCGCACGTACCACCTCTCGAGGAGCCGCATCATGGTCCGCGAAAGCGATCGGCTGATCCGCACCGATGTACCCCATTCAGCCCGAATCTGGAATTACTGGCTCGGTGGTCAGGATTATTACGAAGTCGATCGGATAGCCGGCGAGTCCGGGATTTCGGTGTACCCCGAAATCGGGACGATGGCGCGGCAAACGCGCAAGTTCTTGATCCGGACCGTGCGCTACCTGGCGGCCGAGAAGGGCATCCGCCAGTTCCTCGATGTGGGCACCGGACTGCCCACCATGCAGAACACTCACGAGGTCGCGCAGAGTGTCGCGGCCGAATCCAAGATCGTCTACGTTGACAACGATCCGCTCGTTCTCGCGCACGCTCGCGCGCTGTTGGTCAATACCACCGACGAAGGCGTCACGGCGCTCATCGAAGCCGATTTCCACGAGCCGGAGCAAATTGTTACCGAGGCTCGCAACATTCTGAACTTCAGTCAGCCGGTCGCCGTCTTGTTCATGGGCGTTCTCGGCCATGCGCGTACCTGGGACGACGTTCTCCGTATCACCGGCACGCTGAAGAAAGCCATTCCGTCCGGTAGTTATTTCGCCATGTACGAAGGCACCACCGAGGACGCCCGGTTGGTCCGATTGTCGGACTATTACGCCAGGACCGGTGCGGTGCCGTACAACGTGCGCACGGTGGACCAGATCCGCGAAGTCTTCGCCGATCTCGAACTCGTGCCGCCCGGCGTGGTGGCGGTGAACCAGTGGCACCCCGACGAATCCGACGACGCGAGCACGCCCTCCGCCGCGTGGGGTGGCGTCGGCCGCAAGGTCTAACTCGCCCGCCCGCCGATGCGCTGAGTGAGGTCGTCGGCGGTGGTGCGGACCCGGGCGGCCAGCGGCGCCCAGTCGGCCGGACAGGGGGTGGTCTCGCAGTGATGGCGCAAGGTGACGCTGATGGCCGCGATCGGGCGTTGGTTGTGATCGAAAACGGGATAGGCGACCGAGGCGAAGCCCGGAGTGACATGACCGTCCTCGCACGCCCAGCCACGTCGCCGCTCGGTGGCCAGGATGGTGCGCAGTGCGGCAAGGGAGTTGGGCCCGCGGTCGGTGCGGCGAACGAACGAGGCCGCCGACGGAAAGAGCGCGCGGATCTGCGCCGCGGGCAGATACGCGAGGATCGCGCGGCCGCACGCGGTCAGATGTGCGGGCAGCCGCACACCGACCCCGGTGACCAGGGTTTCCGGGCGGACCGGGCGTTCCTTGATGAGGTACAGCAACTCGTTGCCGTGCAGCACGCCCAGATGCGCGTTGTGCCCGACCTCCTCGACCAACTCGCGCAGTAGCGGTCCGGCCAGCCGCTCGAGCGGATCGTGGCGCAGATACGCGGAGCCGAGTTCGAACGCGGCGATGCCGAGCCCGTAGCGGCGCTCGCTGGGGATGCGGGTGACGAACCGGGCCGCCTCCAACTCGCCGAGCAGGTGATAAGTGGTGGACCGCGGTAGGTCCAACTCGCGCGCGATCGTCGAGGCGGAGATCGGCCCGGCCCGGCCCGCGAGCAGTTGTAACACCGCCAAGCCGCGGCGCAACGCCGGGACGTCGCTGCTCGTTGCCATGCCATCTCCTCGGCGAGTCTTGGATATCAGACAGAATCGGACCGACCCTCATTCTCCACTGCCCGCCGCGACGGTGGAATGGACCCCATGCCGGAAACTGCACAGCTACCCACCGTGGCACTCGATGGACCGTTGACCGGGGAAGGTGTCGTCGCTGTCGCGCGCCTCGGAGCCAAGGTCGAGCTCAGCGAAGCCACCGAGGAACGGCTGGCCCAGGCGCGGGCGCACGTCGATGCGCTGGCGGCGGGGACGGTGCCGACCTACGGCGTCTCCACCGGGTTCGGCGCGCTGGCGACCCGCCACATTCCGCAGGAGAGCCGGGTCGCATTGCAGCGCTCACTGATCCGCTCGCACGCGGCGGGGGCGGGCCGCCCGGTCGAACGAGAGGTGGTCCGCGCGCTGATGGTGCTGCGGCTGCGCACCCTGGCCACCGGGCACACCGGGATACGGCCGGAGACGGCCGCCACGCTGGCCGCGCTGATCAACGCCGACATCACCCCGGTCGTGCACGAGTACGGCTCGCTCGGCTGCTCCGGTGACCTCGCGCCACTGGCCGCGGTGGCACTGGCATTGATGGGCGAGGGCGAGGTGATCGACGCCAACGGGACCGTGACGGACGCGGCAACGGCGCTGAGCGCCAATGGCATCAAGCCGGTCACGCTGGCCGAAAAGGAAGGGCTGGCGCTGACCAACGGCACCGACGGCATGCTCGGCATGCTGGTGCTCGCGCTCGCCGATCTGCATATGCTGCTCGACGTCGCCGATATCACCGCGGCGATGAGCGTAGAGGCGCTGCTTGGCACCGATCGGGTATTCGCCGCCGACCTGCAGGCATTGCGTCCGCACCCGGGCCAGGCCCGCTCGGCGGCGCGGATTGCCGCTGCCCTGGCCGATTCGGAGATCGTGGCCAGTCATCGTGGGCCGGACTGTAATCGGGTGCAGGACGCGTACTCGCTGCGGTGTGCGCCGCAGGTGCACGGGGCGGCGCGGGACACCGTGGCGCACGCCGAGCTGGTCGCAGACCGCGAATTGGCTTCCGCCATCGACAATCCGGTGGTGCTGGCGGACGGGCGACTGGAATCCAACGGCAACTTCCATGGTGCGCCGGTCGCCTATGTGCTCGACTTCCTGGCCATCCCGGTGGCCGACGTGGCCAGCATGGCCGAGCGCCGCACCGACCGGATGCTCGATGTCGCCCGCTCGCACGGCCTTCCGGCCTTCCTGGCCGCCGACCCCGGCGTCGACTCCGGGCACATGATCGCCCAGTACACCCAGGCCGCCGTGGTGAGTGAACTGAAGCGGCTGGCCGTGCCCGCGTCGGTGGACTCGATCCCGAGCAGCGCGATGCAGGAGGACCACGTCTCGATGGGCTGGTCCGCCGCCCGCAAACTGCGCACCGCGGTGGACGGTCTGACCACCGTGCTGGCCGTCGAATACCTCACGGCCGCACGCGCACTGGACTTCCGTGCCCCCTTGCGTCCGGCCCCGGCCACCGCCGCAGCCCTTGCGCTGCTGCGCACCCAGGTCGACGGCCCGGCCCCCGACCGCCACCTCGCCCCCGAAATCGCGGCCGCCGAAGCCCTCATCCGGTCCGGCGAACTCGGCCGCGCCGTCGCGCCGCACCTCGGCGGATGAGCCAACAGCGCCGCGCGGACCGGGACAGGGCCGCTCGCTCTGCTCGCGGCGCGAGCAGGCCCAGACGCGGCGCGGTGGCCGTGCGGGCGGCAAGGAAGAGCGCTGGCTGCGCTCCCGAATTGATCGCTGTTGGTCTGAATTTCGTTGGAACGGAGGCAGTCTCATGACTCGTTTGGTGCGTGCGGCGCGGGGAACGCAGCTCACTGCCAAGAATTGGCAGACCGAGGCGGCTATGCGAATGCTGCATAACAATCTCGACCCGGAAGTGGCCGAGCGGCCGCAGGATCTCGTGGTGTACGGCGGCACCGGAAAAGCGGCACGGAACTGGGCCAGCTTCGACGCGATCACGCGGTCGCTGACAACGTTGGAGACCGACGAGACGTTGCTGGTGCAGTCGGGCAAGCCGGTCGGTGTGTTCCGTACCAACGAGTGGGCGCCGCGGGTGCTGATCGCCAACTCGAATCTCGTTGGCGACTGGGCGAATTGGCCTGAGTTCCGCAGACTGGAAGCACTCGGGCTGACCATGTACGGGCAGATGACCGCGGGCTCGTGGATCTACATCGGCACCCAGGGCATCCTGCAGGGCACCTACGAGACGTTCGCGGCGGTGGCGGACAAACGGTTCGGCGGCACGCTGGCGGGCACGCTCACCCTGACCGCGGGTCTGGGCGGGATGGGCGGCGCGCAACCGTTGGCGGTCACCATGAATGGTGGTGTCGCGCTGGTGATCGAGTGCGACCCGGCCCGCGCGCAGCGTCGGGTGCAGGAACGCTACCTGGACGAGATCGCGACCGACCTCGATGACGCGGTGATCCGTGTCTCGAACGCGCGCAGGCAGCGAAAGGCCTTGTCCGTCGGCCTGATCGGCAATGCCGCCGAGGTGCTGCCGCGACTGCTCGCGATCGGCCTCGATCCCGAGATCGTCACCGACCAGACCTCCGCGCACGACCCGCTGGCTTACCTGCCGCGCGGCGTCGCCGTCGAGGACTGGTCCGACTACGCGGCGAAGAAGCCGGACGAATTCACCGAGCGGGCCCGCGAATCGATGGCCGAGCACGTCGGGGCCATGCTCGGCTTCCTCGACAAGGGCGCCGAGGTCTTCGACTACGGGAACTCGCTGCGCGGCGAGGCCGCCCTCGGCGGCTGCACTCGGGCCTTCGACTTCCCCGGTTTCGTCCCGGCCTACATCCGCCCGCTGTTCTGCGAGGGCAAGGGGCCGTTCCGCTGGGCGGCGCTGTCCGGCGACCCCAAGGACATCGCGGCCACCGACCGCGCCATCGTGGATCTGTTCCCGGCGAACGAATCACTGCGCCGCTGGATCAGGATGGCCAGCGAACGCGTTGCCTTCCAAGGGCTTCCGGCCCGCATCTGCTGGCTCGGTTACGGTGAGCGGCACCTGGCGGGCCTTCGGTTCAACGAGATGGTGGCCAGCGGTGAACTCTCGGCGCCGGTGGTGATCGGCCGCGACCACCTCGACTCCGGCAGCGTAGCCTCCCCGTACCGGGAGACCGAGTCGATGGCCGACGGATCCGACGCAATCGCCGACTGGCCGCTGCTCAACGCGCTGCTCAACACCGCGTCCGGGGCGACCTGGGTGTCCATCCATCACGGCGGCGGCGTCGGCATGGGCCGCTCCATCCACGCCGGGCAGGTCTGCGTGGCCGACGGCACCCCGCTGGCCGCCGAGAAGATCGAACGCGTACTCACCAACGACCCCGGTACCGGCGTGATCCGGCACGTGGACGCGGGCTATGACCGCGCGAGCGCGGTGGCCGCCGAGCGCGGTGTGCGAATCCCCATGCACGAGGCGCCGTGAATCACCCACTCGGATACGGCACGACAGGAGCGACGCCATGGGCGTGAACCAGCTGATGGGCGAGATCGCCGGCGTCGGACGGGATTCCCGGCGCGGCGGGTACTCGCGGCACGTCTACGACTATGCCGACTTCGAGCTACGGGACTGGTTCATCGACCGGGCGCTGGACAGCGGCCTGGACGTGAACACCGACCGTAACGGCAATATCTGGGCTTGGTGGGGAAGTCAAGGGGCCGACGCGGTCGTCACCGGCAGCCACCTCGATTCGGTGCCCGGCGGTGGCGCGTTCGATGGGCCACTCGGCGTGGCCAGTGCGCTCGCGGCGGTGGAGATATTGCAGGGCAAGGGTTTTGCCCCGGTAAAGCCGCTCGCGCTGCTGGTGTTCGCGGAGGAGGAGGGCGGACGGTTCGGCGTGCCCTGCCTCGGCTCCCGGCTGCTCACCGGCGCTATCGACGCCGACCGGGCCCGCGGCCTGCGCGACGTCGATGGGGTCACTCTTGCCGAGGCCGCCGTGAAGGCCGGGTACGACCCGAAGCGCTTCGGTGCCGATCCCGAAGCACTCGCCCGGATCGGTTGTTTCGTGGAACTGCATGTGGAGCAGGGGCGCGGTCTGATCGAGCTGGACAGTCCGGTCGCCACCGGCAGCAGCATCATCGCGCACGGCCGATACCGATTCTCCTTCTCCGGGCAGGGAAATCACGCGGGTGCCACTCGCCTCGCCGACCGGCACGATCCGATGGTCCCGGCCGCCGCGGTGGTGGCGGCCGCGCGCCGCGCCGCCGCCGCGATGTCCGACGCGCGCGCCACCGTCGGCAGACTGGTGCCAACGCCGGGTGGCACGAATGTCATTGCCTCCACGGTGGATTTGTGGCTCGACGCCCGGGTCTCGGGCACAGGTCGTACGGCGGCACTGGTCGAGGACATCACCGAGGCGGCGCGCGCGGCCGCAGCGACGGAAGGGTGTGTGCTCACCGTCACGGAGGAGTCCTATTCGGACGACGTCGTTTTCGACGAATCACTCCGGCACCGGATGGACCAGGTGCTCGGCGGTGTGCCCGCGCTGCCCACCGGCGCCGGACACGACGCGGGCATCCTGGCCGCACACGTCCCCTCCGGCATGCTGTACGTGCGCAACCCGACCGGAATCAGCCACGCCCCCGAGGAATACGCCGAACCGGCCGACACCGAAACCGGTGCGCAGAGTCTCGCGCGCGTGCTGGAGGAGCTGGCCGGATGAGCGAGCCAACCGTGACGCGGCACATGACCGATCCGAGCGGGGCTGGGTCATGAACGTCTACTGGGCGGAATACGCGTGGCTGCCGGACGGTCTGGCCGCGGCGGTGACGATCGAGCTGGACGGTGCGACGATCCGATCGGTGACCCCGGGCACCGATCGAACGGGCACGGTGCTGCCCGGCCTGACGATCCCCGGCTTCGCCAACGCCCACTCGCATGCCTTCCACCGTGCGCTGCGCGGGCGCACACAGCACGACAAAGGCACCTTCTGGACGTGGCGGGACCGCATGTACGCCATTGCCGCTCAACTGAATCCGGACTCCTATTACCGGCTGGCGCGGGCGGTGTACGCCGAGATGGTGTTGGCGGGCTATACCAGCGTCGGCGAGTTCCACTACCTGCACCACGCTCCCGGCGGTGCACGGTATTCGGATCCGAACGCGATGAGCGCGGCACTCGCGGCCGCCGCCGAGGACGCGGGAATTCGCCTCACGCTGCTCGATACGTGTTATCTCGCAGGGGGATTCGGGGTCGAACTGGGGGAGCATCAGCTCCGGTTCAGCGACGGCAACGCGGCCGCGTGGGCGGAACGCGCCGCCGCGTTCACGCCGAAAGCAGAGCTGGTACGGACCGGTGTCGCCGCGCACTCGGTGCGCGCGGTGCCGGTAGCCGCGCTCTCGGTGGTCGCCGGTGCGGCGGACGATCGGCCGGTGCACGTCCACGTGTCCGAGCAGCCCGCCGAGAACGATGATTGTCTTGCCGCGCACGGGCTTACGCCGACGGCGTTGCTGGCGGAAACCGGTCTGCTCGGGTCGCGGACAGTCGCTGTCCACGCCACCCACCTCACCAGCGCCGACATCGGGCTGCTCGCAGACAGCGGCAGCCGCGCCTGTTTCTGCCCCACCACCGAACGCGATCTCGGCGACGGCATCGGCCCGGCCCGCGCGCTGGCGGACGCCGGAGTCGGTCTGTGCCTCGGCACCGACAGCCACGCGGTGATCGACGCCTTCGAAGAATGGCGCGCACTCGAATTGGACGAACGGCTGGCGAGCCGTGCCCGCGGCCGGTTCACCCCGGCCGAGTTGTACCGCGCCGCCACCGATCACGCGTCCATCGGCTGGCCCGAGGCCGGCCGGATCGCGCCGAACGCCGCGGCCGACCTGGTCAGTATCGACCTCGATTCGATCCGTACCGCGGGCACGGCGCCCGCTGCCGCGCTGTTCGCGGCGACCGCGAGCGACGTGCACACGGTGCTGGTTGCGGGCCGCCCCGTCGTCTCCGAGCACCGCCACCTGCGGGTGGAACATCCGGAAACCGTATTGCGAGAGGAGATCGAGGCACTGTGTCGATCCTGATCACCGGCATCGGCGAACTCACGACCAATACCGAGGAAGGCCCGCTGCGGGACGCCGCGGTGGTGCTCGACGGTCAGCATTTCGCCTGGATCGGTCCGGCGTCCGCCGCCCCCTCCGCCGACGAGCGGATCGACATCGGCGGCCGGGCCGCGCTGCCCGGCTGGGTCGACAGCCACACCCATCTCGTCTTCGCCGGTGACCGCACCGCCGAGTTCGAGGCACGGATGGCGGGGCGGCCCTATCGCGCAGGCGGCATCGCCATCACCGTCGCCGCCACGAGAGCCGCATCGGACGATGAACTGTCGGTGAACCTGGCCCGGCATATCGCGGAGGCGCGCCGGCAGGGCACCACCTGCCTGGAGACGAAGACCGGCTATGGGCTCAGTGTCGCCGACGAACTGCGCGCGGCTCGGCTCGCCGCCGCTGCCGCGGATGAAGTGACGTTCCTCGGCGCGCACCTGGTCCCGTCCGATACGGACGCCGAAGCGTACGTCGATCTGGTGTGCGGCGAGATGCTGGACGCGGTGGCACCCTATGTGCGCTGGGCCGATGTCTTCTGCGAGACAGGCGCTTTCGACGAGAAGCAGTCCGATCGGGTGCTGCGCGCCGCGCGCGCCCGCGGACTCGGCCTGCGGGTGCACGGTAATCAGCTGGGCGAAGGTCCCGGTGTGCAACTGGCGGTGCGCCACGGCGCGGCCAGCGTCGACCATTGCACCTACCTGACCGACACCGATATCGAGGCCCTCGCCGCCTCCGACACCGTAGCCACCGTGCTGCCCGCCTGCGACCTGTCCACCAGACAGTGCCTCGCACCGGCCCGCGCGCTGCTGGACGCGGGGGCGACGGTCGCCTTGGCCACCAACGCCAACCCCGGCAGTTCGTACACGACTTCGATGGCCTTCTGTGTCGCCACCGCCGTTCTGCAGATGGGACTTTCGGTGTCCGAAGCGGTGCACGCCGCGACCGCGGGCGGCGCGCGGGCGCTGCGCCGCGACGATGTCGGCGTCGTCCGCGTCGGCGCCCGGGCGGATCTACAGGTGCTGGACGCGCCGTCGGTCACCCATTTGGCCTACCGCCCCGGCGTGCCGTTGACCTTCGCGGTGTGGCGGCTCGGTCGGCCGGTTCGCGTCCCGGCGTTCGATTGACCGGCGGGGGTCAGCGCGCCGGGAAACGAAGGATGCGATCGTCGTTCGGGCCGGGGTCGCCGCGACCGTCGGTGTTGGAGGTGGTTAGCCATAGCGCGCCGTCCGGGGCCACCAGCACCGTGCGGAGCCGACCGTAGTTGCCATGCAGTACATCTCGGGACCGGCCTACGGTGCGGTCGTGCAACGGCACGATCCATAGCCGCTCGCCGCGAAGCGCGGCGACATACATCGTGTCGCCTGCGATCGCGATGCCGGAGGGGGAGGCCTCGTCCGTCGTCCAGGTGGTCAGGGGCTCGGTGTATCCACGGTCGGTGCCGCCCATCCCTTCGACAGCGGGCCAGCCGTAGTTTCGGCCCGGTTCGATGAGATTCACCTCATCGAACCGGTTCTGCCCGAATTCCGCCGCGAACAGCCGTCCGGCGCGATCCCATGCGAGTCCTTGCACATTGCGATGCCCGAGGCTGTATACCGGTGACCCCGGTGTCGGATTGCCCGGTGCCGGGCGGCCTTCCGGGGTCAGTCGGAGGATCTTCCCATTGGGACTCGCCGGATCCTGGGACAGCGAGCTCTGGCCCGCATCGCCGGTCCCGACATACAACATGCCGTCCGGCCCGAACGCGATTCGTCCGCCATTGTGATTGCCTGCCTTGTCGATTCCGTCGAAGATCACTTCGGGCTGGCCGGCCGGCCGGAACCGCACGATCCGATTGTCGTCCTCGGCAGTGAAGTACGCGTACACGTAAGGGTTTTCGTCGTAGCGTGGCGACAATGCCAAGCCGAGCAGCCCGCCTTCCCCGCGCGCGACGACTCCGGGTACCTGGTACACCTGTTCCGGCGCTTGTCCCGGCCTGATCCGCAGAATTCGCCCGCTGTCGCGTTCCGCGACCAACGCGTCGCCGCCCGGCAGCAAGGCCAGCCCCCAGGGAACATCTATGCCACCGGCGATCTCCTCAACCGTGCCGAGATCCGGCACACCGACGGGATTGCTCGGCGCGGTGCTGTGCACCGTCCCGGGGGAGGGTTCCGGCTCGTCACCTTTGTCGCACGCCGAGACCGTGCCGACAACCAGTAATGCGGTGATCGCACCGCGAACAATTCGACCACGCGCTGACCTGACACTCGCGTTACTCACCCGCGCACCTCCGACGACTTTCTGTGTGGACGGCGAGTCGTCCATTGTGTCCCAGCGTGGCGCGCGGCGCGCGGGGATGACGCCGCATCGGTTGGCCGTGCGACACGGGCGGTAGCCTGACCCAGTCTTGTCCCCGAACCCCGCTGAGGTCATGGAACTTCGTCAACTGAGATATTTCGTCGCGGTGGCCGAAGAACTACATTTCGGCCGGGCGGCGGAGCGGCTGATGATCGTGCAATCGTCAGTCAGTCAGCAGCTCGGCCGGCTCGAACGTGAGCTCGGCGTGGTTCTGCTGGAACGGTCGCCGCGCAGCGTCCGGCTCACCGAGGCCGGTGCGGCGTTTCTGCCCGCCGCGAAGAAGGTGCTCGCCGCCGAGCGGCGCGCCCGGACCAGTGTTGCCGAGTACCTCACCCCACCGACGGTGTTGCGGATCGGGACCAGCCGAGGCATGGGCGAGCGGCTGGAGCGATTGCTCGCCGCACTGAAGCAGCGGGCACCCGGCGTGCGGGTGGAATTGACGTCGGCCGCACTGGGGCAACGGCTGCGCAAGGTGTCCGAGCACGAGTGGGACGCGGCTTTTCTCCGCGGCGAGGTGGCGGCGCCCGAGGGCGTCGAGCAGATCCCGGTGTGGCACGACGAACTGGTTGTCGCGCTGCCCGCCGACCATCCCTCGGCGACCGAGCGATGTGTCGACCTCGCCCAGCTCGCCGAGCTGCCGCTCTACTTGACCAACCGGCAGAACAACGCGCTGCTGGATGATCTCGTGCTGACCGCATGTAGCAATGCGGGATTCGAACCGGTTCTTGGACCCGAACAAGTTTCGATCCAGGACACCCTTGCCGCACTCGGTGCCGGTGCCGCAGGCTGGACGGTCCTTTACGCGCCGCACGCTCGGCTGCTGCACAGCAGCCGGGTCGCGTTCCTGCCGGTCTGTACGCCGGGAGTGCTCGCGCTGCCCACGGTGCTGGCGGTGCGCACCAGCGCGCTGGAGCGCCTGCAGCCGCTGCTGCAGGCATGCCGGGATGTCGCACGCGGGGATCGAGCCTCATGATCGGGCGGTCGGCCTTGCGTCGACTGGCCGCCTTTCGCTATCTTCGAAGTGAACGAAACAGTACCGTTCACTAGGAGGATGTGTGGTCAGGGGCGCAGAGCGCGAGCAGGCGATACTCGCCGCCACGATGCAGCTGCTCGGTGAGATCGGTTATGCGGCAATGACAATGGACGCTGTCGCGGCACGGGCACAGGCCAGTAAGGCCACCATCTACCGGCGGTGGCCCGGCAAACCCGCGCTGGTTAAGGCGGCCATGGACGCCAACGACGCCGCGTACGTGGCGGCGATTCCGGACACCGGGACGGTGCGCGGCGATCTGCTCGCCGCCCTCACCGCGCTGTGCGAGCAGGTCGATGATCGCTACGTGACCATGCTGACGGGGCTCATGCACGCCATGCGGGTCGACCCCGAACTCGGGGACGCGCTGCGCTCGCACGTGGCAAACGAGGATCTGGGCCCGTTTGCCACCATTGTGGACCGCGCCGTGGCACGTGGGGAGTTGCCGGACGACACGGCAACCGAACTGGCACATCAGGTGTCGGAGGGGCAGATCATGCGAAGGATGTTTCTCGGCGAACCGCTCGATCAGCGGTTTCTCGCCGAACTGGTCGACGAACTGCTCATTCCGATCCTTACCCGAACCTTTCCGGAGAAAGCGGGGGCGCGATGAACGCGGAGTTGCCGGTGCTGATCGTGGGCGCCGGACCGACCGGGCTGACGCTCGCCTGCGATCTGGCCCGGCGTGGTATCGCCTGCCTGGTGGTGGACAAGGCATCGGAACTGTTCGCGGGTTCGCGCGGAAAGGGTTTGCAGCCGCGGACTTTGGAGGTTTTCGACGACCTCGGCCTGATCGACGCGGTGCTCGACGCCGGGGCGCCGTTCCCATCGTTCCGGATGTACGAGGGCACGCGGGTGCGGTGGACGCGCACGGTGTACGACATGTTGGGGGCTCCAGCGCCCGAACGCGGGCACGGCGTGCCCTACCCGAACGTTTGGTTGCTCCCGCAGTGGCGCACCGATCAACTGCTCCTGGACCGGCTGCTCGAATTGGGCGGCCGGATCGAATTGGGCACGGAGCTGGTCGATTTCGTCCAGGACGATACGGCTGTCACAGCGACATTGCGGCGCGATGGTGCACTGCAGCGAGTGCGGGCGCGGTATCTGG from Nocardia iowensis includes these protein-coding regions:
- a CDS encoding TetR/AcrR family transcriptional regulator, giving the protein MVRGAEREQAILAATMQLLGEIGYAAMTMDAVAARAQASKATIYRRWPGKPALVKAAMDANDAAYVAAIPDTGTVRGDLLAALTALCEQVDDRYVTMLTGLMHAMRVDPELGDALRSHVANEDLGPFATIVDRAVARGELPDDTATELAHQVSEGQIMRRMFLGEPLDQRFLAELVDELLIPILTRTFPEKAGAR
- a CDS encoding LysR family transcriptional regulator codes for the protein MELRQLRYFVAVAEELHFGRAAERLMIVQSSVSQQLGRLERELGVVLLERSPRSVRLTEAGAAFLPAAKKVLAAERRARTSVAEYLTPPTVLRIGTSRGMGERLERLLAALKQRAPGVRVELTSAALGQRLRKVSEHEWDAAFLRGEVAAPEGVEQIPVWHDELVVALPADHPSATERCVDLAQLAELPLYLTNRQNNALLDDLVLTACSNAGFEPVLGPEQVSIQDTLAALGAGAAGWTVLYAPHARLLHSSRVAFLPVCTPGVLALPTVLAVRTSALERLQPLLQACRDVARGDRAS
- a CDS encoding PQQ-dependent sugar dehydrogenase, translated to MSNASVRSARGRIVRGAITALLVVGTVSACDKGDEPEPSPGTVHSTAPSNPVGVPDLGTVEEIAGGIDVPWGLALLPGGDALVAERDSGRILRIRPGQAPEQVYQVPGVVARGEGGLLGLALSPRYDENPYVYAYFTAEDDNRIVRFRPAGQPEVIFDGIDKAGNHNGGRIAFGPDGMLYVGTGDAGQSSLSQDPASPNGKILRLTPEGRPAPGNPTPGSPVYSLGHRNVQGLAWDRAGRLFAAEFGQNRFDEVNLIEPGRNYGWPAVEGMGGTDRGYTEPLTTWTTDEASPSGIAIAGDTMYVAALRGERLWIVPLHDRTVGRSRDVLHGNYGRLRTVLVAPDGALWLTTSNTDGRGDPGPNDDRILRFPAR
- the hutI gene encoding imidazolonepropionase, which codes for MSILITGIGELTTNTEEGPLRDAAVVLDGQHFAWIGPASAAPSADERIDIGGRAALPGWVDSHTHLVFAGDRTAEFEARMAGRPYRAGGIAITVAATRAASDDELSVNLARHIAEARRQGTTCLETKTGYGLSVADELRAARLAAAAADEVTFLGAHLVPSDTDAEAYVDLVCGEMLDAVAPYVRWADVFCETGAFDEKQSDRVLRAARARGLGLRVHGNQLGEGPGVQLAVRHGAASVDHCTYLTDTDIEALAASDTVATVLPACDLSTRQCLAPARALLDAGATVALATNANPGSSYTTSMAFCVATAVLQMGLSVSEAVHAATAGGARALRRDDVGVVRVGARADLQVLDAPSVTHLAYRPGVPLTFAVWRLGRPVRVPAFD